The nucleotide window GAACCGTGTCGATGGCGGAGACGCCGTACAAAATTGGAGAGAGCATCTGGAAACCTTGAATAACATGAGTGATCTCCTGAACAAGAAGAACTATAAGAGCTTACATTACCGTGCACCAGGTACAGACCTGAAAATTGAACTGGTCCATAATCATATCTGGGGCGGTGGTGGCGGCGAAAATAAACAAGGTGTATACACGGTTGCTAATATGCCGACTGAAGAAGTATTCACCATGCCGAAGCGCAGCGGAGTGAATGGATATGTTAGCAGCACCATGCCTTTGAACCTGAACGGGCAACTGGTAGATCAGATGAGAATCACATTCAAGGATGGACAGGTTGTAGCGTTTACGGCAGCATCCGGTGAAGAGCATCTGAAGAACCTGTTTGCTACCGATGAAGGAGCACGTTATCTGGGTGAAGTAGCACTTGTACCTAATGATTCCCCAATCTCCAACCTGAATCGTATTTTCTACAATACGGGTATTGACGAGAATGCATCCTGCCATTTGGCTGTGGGCAGCGCTTATCCATTCAATATGAAAGATGGTACAACCATGTCCAACGAAGAGTTGCTCAAGCATGAGTGCAATGTGAGTTTGACTCACGTCGATTTCATGATCGGTTCCGCAGAGCTGGATATCGATGGTGAGTTACAGGATGGTACAATCGAGCCGGTATTCCGTAAAGGCAACTGGGCATTTTAATTTCTAATCTGGCTAGTAATAGTATTTAACGAGAAAGTGACTTCAACCTGAAGTCACTTTTTTCGTTTCGTTGTAACATGAGTTACACAGGTCTTACAGGCTTAATAATGATTCCCTACGATGAAACTCGTAGAATAGGAATAATATGTTGGAAAACTGTTCCAAGAGAAGA belongs to Paenibacillus sp. FSL H8-0079 and includes:
- a CDS encoding aminopeptidase yields the protein MSQFEQTFEKSLEQYAELVVKVGVNIQKGQDLLVTAPIETLEFTRLIVQKAYAAGANYVQVDFDDDNITRSRFEHGSNDSFDYYPAWKADMMEKFAEAGGATLTIKVPDPELYNGIDSDNVSRATKAAAHARRGYAKYTRNHEISWCLIKAPTKAWANKVFADIKEEDRINVMWETIFKMNRVDGGDAVQNWREHLETLNNMSDLLNKKNYKSLHYRAPGTDLKIELVHNHIWGGGGGENKQGVYTVANMPTEEVFTMPKRSGVNGYVSSTMPLNLNGQLVDQMRITFKDGQVVAFTAASGEEHLKNLFATDEGARYLGEVALVPNDSPISNLNRIFYNTGIDENASCHLAVGSAYPFNMKDGTTMSNEELLKHECNVSLTHVDFMIGSAELDIDGELQDGTIEPVFRKGNWAF